Proteins encoded in a region of the Lepeophtheirus salmonis unplaced genomic scaffold, UVic_Lsal_1.4 unplaced_contig_9451_pilon, whole genome shotgun sequence genome:
- the LOC121131678 gene encoding BTB/POZ domain-containing protein 3 → MAKTKSTVSSRIKRLFESNQFFDVTFLVEDEMEDCSKRISAHQLILTSASPVFERMFYGDFKESKKKESDLEIEVPDVTPFGFMEMLRWIYTDETTLSLENVCELLYCAEKYDLYTLKEKCISFMESASSENSCSLFYQSKLYGVIHLVPRLESRILFQPSDCLSKDSILQIKDSQILKDLLSSDKLNMDEIDVFKTALHWASSQTEDKKGRLERDPGICSLLHSVPSFLFFPIQR, encoded by the coding sequence atggcaaaaacgAAATCAACAGTTTCAAGCCGGATAAAAAGACTATTTGagtcaaatcaattttttgacgTTACATTCTTAGTGGAAGATGAAATGGAGGATTGTTCCAAGAGGATTTCTGCCCATCAACTTATTCTAACATCTGCTAGTCCTGTATTTGAACGGATGTTCTATGGAGACTTTAAGGAATCAAAGAAGAAAGAGAGTGATCTTGAGATAGAAGTCCCAGATGTGACTCCTTTCGGATTCATGGAAATGTTGAGATGGATATACACGGATGAGACTACATTAAGTCTTGAAAACGTGTGCGAACTTCTCTATTGTGCTGAGAAGTACGATTTATACACTCTCAAGGAAAAGTGTATTTCCTTTATGGAGAGTGCTTCTTCTGAGAACAGTTGTTCACTCTTTTATCAATCGAAATTGTATGGTGTCATTCATTTGGTTCCTAGGCTTGAGAGTCGTATTTTATTCCAACCATCCGATTGTCTATCCAAGGACTCTATTCTTCAAATCAAAGACAGTCAAATCCTCAAAGACCTTTTATCGTCTGATAAACTTAATATGGATGAGATTGATGTCTTTAAAACTGCTCTCCACTGGGCATCATCTCAGACAGAAGATAAGAAGGGGAGACTTGAGAGAGATCCTGGGATCTGCTCTCTACTCCATTCGGTTCCCTCTTTTCTCTTCTTCCCAATTCAGCGATGA